One window of Desulfobacca acetoxidans DSM 11109 genomic DNA carries:
- the wecB gene encoding non-hydrolyzing UDP-N-acetylglucosamine 2-epimerase: MKTVLLIFGTRPEAIKMAPVVLRLKEAGIFRVKVAVTAQHRQMLDQVLEIFELRPDYDLNIMAPNQDLFDITSRVLLGLKPILKQEKPDLVLVHGDTTTTFAAALAAFYSQTPVGHVEAGLRTRDKHRPYPEELNRHLTGVIADYHFAPTPWARDNLLAEAIPPERIWITGNTVIDALFLVARRVQQEASHWIEYFARKHQVTFDGRSLLLVTGHRRENFGDGFQHICLALRDLAEQNDNLHIVYPVHLNPNVQRPVRQILGACLDTPSTSSANTHRSCISLLPPLDYAPFVYLLSRCHFVLTDSGGIQEEAPALGKPVLVMRDVTERPEGLWAGTVRLVGAQRQQITAAANELLTDPTCYQKMAQAANPYGNGQAAEKIVDILKTI; this comes from the coding sequence ATGAAAACCGTCCTCCTTATCTTCGGCACCCGGCCAGAGGCCATTAAGATGGCCCCAGTGGTGCTGCGCCTGAAAGAAGCGGGGATTTTCAGAGTCAAAGTAGCCGTCACCGCCCAGCACCGGCAGATGCTGGACCAGGTGTTGGAGATTTTTGAGCTCAGGCCGGACTATGATCTGAATATCATGGCCCCGAATCAGGATCTCTTCGATATCACCAGCCGGGTGCTGCTCGGACTGAAGCCGATCCTGAAACAGGAAAAACCCGACCTTGTCCTGGTGCATGGGGATACTACGACTACCTTCGCCGCTGCCCTGGCGGCTTTTTACAGTCAGACCCCGGTGGGCCACGTGGAGGCAGGCCTTCGCACCCGTGATAAACACCGGCCATATCCTGAGGAATTAAACCGGCATCTCACCGGAGTTATTGCCGACTATCACTTTGCCCCCACCCCTTGGGCCCGGGACAATCTCCTGGCCGAAGCCATCCCGCCGGAACGCATCTGGATAACCGGCAATACGGTCATCGACGCCCTGTTCCTCGTTGCCCGCCGCGTGCAGCAGGAGGCCAGCCACTGGATTGAGTATTTTGCCCGGAAGCATCAGGTAACCTTTGACGGCCGGTCCCTGCTGCTGGTCACCGGCCATCGGCGGGAGAACTTCGGCGACGGCTTCCAGCATATCTGTCTCGCCCTGCGAGACCTGGCCGAGCAGAACGACAACCTGCATATTGTCTACCCTGTCCACCTCAACCCCAACGTCCAGCGACCGGTGCGCCAGATTCTCGGTGCCTGTCTGGATACCCCCTCTACATCTTCAGCTAATACCCACCGTAGCTGTATCTCCCTTCTACCCCCTCTGGACTACGCCCCTTTTGTTTACCTCCTCAGCCGCTGCCATTTTGTCCTCACCGACTCCGGCGGCATTCAGGAAGAGGCCCCCGCCCTGGGAAAACCGGTCCTCGTAATGCGGGACGTCACCGAACGCCCGGAAGGCCTCTGGGCCGGAACAGTGAGGCTGGTGGGGGCCCAACGGCAGCAGATCACCGCAGCAGCCAATGAGCTTCTAACCGATCCCACGTGCTACCAAAAAATGGCCCAGGCCGCCAATCCCTATGGAAACGGCCAGGCCGCGGAAAAGATTGTTGATATTCTAAAGACTATCTGA
- a CDS encoding DUF1640 domain-containing protein: MRTLAFDTLEFAKKLKTANFTQDQAEALAEAVAGIVEERLATKQDLKELEIRLETRIKELETGLRQYMKELETGLRHDMKALDTGLHRDMQEMEMRLRHDLTLRLGGMLTGGVALVAVLVKLL, encoded by the coding sequence ATGCGCACCCTGGCTTTTGATACCCTGGAATTCGCCAAAAAATTGAAAACCGCAAATTTCACCCAGGATCAGGCGGAGGCCCTGGCCGAGGCCGTAGCCGGGATTGTGGAGGAGCGCCTGGCCACCAAACAGGACCTGAAAGAACTGGAAATCCGGCTGGAAACGCGGATCAAGGAGCTGGAGACCGGTCTCCGGCAATACATGAAAGAATTGGAAACCGGCCTGCGCCACGATATGAAAGCGTTAGATACCGGTTTGCACCGAGATATGCAGGAGATGGAGATGCGCTTGCGCCATGACCTGACCCTGCGGTTGGGCGGGATGCTGACGGGCGGTGTGGCGCTCGTGGCGGTTTTAGTGAAATTGCTGTGA
- a CDS encoding NAD-dependent epimerase/dehydratase family protein, producing MADYKAFYRQKTILVTGGAGAIGSNLTRALGELGARLVIVLDDLSSASRWNVPALPNVLFVEGSILDEVELKRVFFERPDIVYHLAALFANQNSLDHPETDLLVNGLGTLKILQYCQMAGVQRCVYASSGCSIYGSSAPLPLTEEFMSLHLSSPYQITKMLGELYGNFFHHHYDLPVVKARFFNSYGPGEIPGQYRNVIPNFIYWAMQGQTLPITGTGEETRDFTYVGDIVDGLLRAGYFESAIGQEFNLASGVETRIGDLAQMINDQVGNEAGVKFTERRKWDTKPRLLASVDRAQNLIGYQPHTPFEEGLKNTIAWFKDNWNLISPDARFGPGMSSAVREAGAQG from the coding sequence ATGGCCGACTACAAAGCCTTTTACCGCCAGAAAACCATTCTCGTCACTGGCGGCGCCGGGGCCATCGGCAGCAACCTGACCCGGGCCCTCGGGGAACTGGGGGCCAGGCTGGTCATTGTCCTGGACGACCTGTCCTCCGCCTCCCGCTGGAATGTCCCGGCCCTGCCCAATGTCCTCTTCGTGGAAGGCAGTATCCTGGACGAAGTGGAGCTTAAACGGGTATTTTTCGAACGCCCCGATATCGTCTATCATCTGGCGGCCCTGTTCGCCAACCAGAACTCCCTGGACCACCCCGAGACCGACCTGCTGGTCAACGGCCTGGGCACCCTGAAAATCCTGCAATACTGCCAGATGGCCGGGGTGCAGCGCTGCGTCTACGCCTCCTCCGGCTGCTCCATCTACGGCAGCAGCGCCCCCCTGCCGCTGACCGAGGAATTCATGTCCCTGCACCTCAGTTCGCCCTATCAGATCACCAAGATGCTGGGGGAACTCTACGGCAATTTCTTTCACCACCACTACGACCTGCCTGTGGTCAAGGCCCGTTTCTTCAATTCCTACGGCCCTGGCGAAATTCCCGGCCAGTACCGCAACGTCATCCCGAATTTCATCTATTGGGCCATGCAGGGCCAGACCCTGCCGATCACCGGCACCGGCGAGGAGACCCGGGATTTCACCTACGTCGGGGATATCGTGGACGGCCTGCTCCGGGCCGGCTACTTTGAATCGGCCATCGGCCAGGAATTTAATCTGGCCTCCGGGGTTGAGACCCGGATCGGCGATCTGGCTCAGATGATCAACGACCAGGTGGGCAACGAGGCCGGGGTGAAGTTTACTGAACGCCGCAAATGGGACACCAAGCCGCGCCTCCTGGCCTCGGTGGATCGGGCCCAAAACCTCATCGGCTACCAGCCCCACACCCCCTTTGAAGAGGGCCTCAAAAACACCATCGCCTGGTTCAAGGACAACTGGAACCTTATCAGCCCCGACGCCCGCTTCGGCCCCGGCATGTCATCGGCAGTGCGGGAAGCAGGGGCGCAGGGGTAA
- a CDS encoding sugar transferase has protein sequence MLGDSASIPRIKATFGINLLVVAITHEKSQQLIQVLTRICWKDCQVLDMPSFYEFLANKIPIEHISDVWLFLNSLRSNQFYYRRLKRIFDLFLAFFALALSWPCFILIALLIKLDSPGAVFYLQERLGQDGKPFWLIKFRSMIENAEVNGPQWAEAEDHRITRIGRFLRKTRLDELPNLLNVIRGDMSVIGPRPEREVFIQEFIQPVLICRQAQLAAAVVPVKINEVQEKVPYYSYRLLVKPGITGWAQVMYSYTASMEETWEKLKYDLYYIKNMGFFLDLAILLKTIRIVLFGRGR, from the coding sequence GTGTTGGGGGATTCTGCTTCAATCCCGCGCATTAAGGCTACCTTCGGGATCAATCTGCTGGTGGTCGCCATTACCCATGAAAAATCGCAGCAATTGATCCAGGTTCTGACCAGGATCTGCTGGAAGGACTGCCAGGTGTTGGATATGCCGAGTTTCTATGAATTCCTGGCTAACAAAATCCCCATCGAACATATTTCCGATGTCTGGCTTTTTCTGAACAGCCTGCGGTCCAACCAGTTTTACTATCGACGCCTGAAAAGAATCTTCGACCTGTTCCTGGCCTTTTTCGCCCTCGCCCTCTCCTGGCCCTGCTTTATCCTTATTGCCCTGCTTATTAAACTGGACAGCCCGGGGGCGGTCTTCTATCTGCAGGAGCGTTTAGGGCAGGACGGCAAGCCTTTTTGGCTCATCAAGTTTCGCTCTATGATCGAGAATGCCGAAGTCAATGGTCCCCAATGGGCCGAAGCGGAAGACCACCGCATCACGCGGATCGGCCGGTTTTTGCGTAAAACCCGCCTGGATGAACTGCCCAACCTGCTCAATGTCATCAGAGGCGATATGAGTGTGATCGGACCCAGACCGGAGCGGGAGGTCTTTATCCAGGAGTTTATCCAGCCGGTGTTAATCTGCCGCCAGGCACAGCTTGCCGCTGCCGTGGTACCCGTCAAGATCAACGAAGTTCAGGAAAAGGTGCCTTACTACAGCTATCGCCTGCTTGTCAAACCGGGTATCACCGGCTGGGCCCAGGTGATGTACTCGTATACCGCCTCCATGGAGGAAACCTGGGAGAAACTCAAGTACGATCTCTACTATATCAAGAATATGGGGTTCTTTCTGGACCTGGCCATCCTGCTCAAGACAATACGCATCGTCCTCTTCGGCCGGGGGCGGTGA
- a CDS encoding IS701 family transposase, translated as MATKLLIPYQVLAQWLTILWQAVPIKLRPTLLELLFGNILSGSGHITDAILTVCAKTSWSNYFKALQSNGFSWLSLCRQWLVLVLRYFPRLTITLVIDDMLTPRTSKKAPSAAIYHDHAHRPNRPPFIFGQLRVALAIVLTYAGRTAAFPWLWRLIRTTGNTSKLKAAQVLMALARQWVPRAIAIRLLLDAWYMKKTLVLRLIHQAVTVIGQVRRDTVCYLLPTQPSSPRRGAPRKYGEKLTFAKAKPLLPLQHASIKAYGKTRRFEFYTAQAKVRFLKGHICRVVWCRFLQDSGKWTNWALLLATDPTLTAANVIKLYSRRWWIEPMFNEIKHSFGLINAWQQSRQTLARWTTLISLSYSLPRLLALWLGDQKGAQLFPIPWRRQQAVTAGWIVKAVQQYFRLVNIRACWDRKSQKFVLPNEDFMATCKKAA; from the coding sequence ATGGCTACAAAACTTCTTATCCCCTATCAAGTTCTTGCTCAGTGGCTCACTATCCTATGGCAGGCGGTGCCTATCAAGCTCCGTCCCACGTTACTCGAACTGCTCTTTGGCAACATCTTATCAGGATCTGGTCATATCACCGATGCTATCCTCACTGTGTGCGCCAAAACGAGTTGGAGCAATTACTTCAAGGCCCTACAGAGCAATGGTTTTTCTTGGTTAAGCCTTTGCCGCCAATGGCTTGTCCTCGTGTTGCGTTACTTTCCTCGTCTCACCATTACCCTGGTCATAGACGATATGTTGACGCCCAGAACCTCGAAAAAAGCTCCTTCGGCAGCGATATATCACGATCATGCCCACAGACCCAACCGGCCGCCGTTCATCTTCGGGCAATTACGGGTGGCTTTAGCCATAGTGTTAACATATGCCGGCAGAACCGCAGCCTTCCCATGGTTATGGCGGCTCATACGAACTACGGGAAACACATCAAAGCTGAAAGCCGCCCAAGTTTTGATGGCTTTAGCTCGTCAATGGGTGCCAAGAGCCATCGCCATACGACTTCTACTCGACGCCTGGTATATGAAAAAAACTCTGGTGCTCCGTCTGATCCATCAGGCAGTGACGGTCATTGGTCAGGTTCGCCGAGACACCGTATGTTATCTCTTGCCCACCCAGCCATCCTCCCCTCGACGGGGAGCACCTCGCAAGTATGGAGAGAAATTGACCTTCGCCAAGGCCAAACCCTTGCTGCCCTTACAACACGCGTCTATCAAGGCGTATGGCAAAACCCGACGCTTCGAATTCTATACTGCCCAGGCCAAAGTCCGATTCTTAAAAGGACATATTTGCCGAGTAGTCTGGTGCCGCTTTCTGCAGGATTCCGGAAAATGGACCAATTGGGCCCTGTTGCTGGCTACCGATCCCACCTTGACGGCAGCGAATGTGATCAAATTGTACAGCCGTCGTTGGTGGATAGAACCGATGTTCAACGAGATCAAGCACAGCTTTGGTCTGATCAATGCCTGGCAGCAGTCTCGCCAGACATTGGCCCGTTGGACAACGCTCATTTCCCTGAGTTACAGCTTGCCAAGGTTACTGGCTCTCTGGCTTGGCGACCAGAAAGGAGCGCAACTTTTCCCTATCCCTTGGCGTCGGCAGCAAGCCGTAACCGCAGGCTGGATCGTCAAAGCAGTCCAACAATATTTTCGACTTGTCAACATCAGGGCCTGCTGGGATCGAAAATCGCAAAAATTCGTGCTGCCCAACGAGGATTTTATGGCTACCTGCAAAAAAGCAGCATAA
- a CDS encoding nucleoside-diphosphate sugar epimerase/dehydratase, producing MLSFFGRKISLWKLVLLAGDALAFVLAVGAAMLINPKLSDFWSYLANNAAELILVGFTYFGMFYIADLYDYQQDFRRWQYLSRLLCGSIIGTLAIIVLYFFPLGVFIGRIQITIQAGIFTLLVITWRCLFSALALPRRLRRQLLIIGAGKAGRRLLEAIHRRRHSGLEVIGFID from the coding sequence ATGTTAAGCTTCTTTGGCCGCAAGATTTCCCTCTGGAAACTGGTCCTCCTGGCCGGTGATGCGCTAGCATTTGTGCTGGCGGTCGGGGCGGCTATGCTCATAAATCCCAAGCTGAGCGACTTCTGGTCTTATCTTGCTAATAATGCAGCGGAACTTATACTCGTGGGGTTTACCTATTTCGGCATGTTTTATATCGCCGATCTCTATGATTATCAGCAGGATTTTAGGCGCTGGCAGTATCTATCCCGGCTGCTCTGCGGGTCGATTATCGGTACCCTGGCGATTATCGTACTGTATTTCTTCCCCCTGGGTGTCTTCATCGGCCGCATCCAGATTACTATCCAGGCCGGTATTTTTACCTTACTGGTGATAACCTGGCGCTGCCTCTTCTCTGCCCTGGCCTTGCCGCGGCGCCTGAGGAGACAGTTATTGATTATCGGGGCCGGGAAAGCCGGCCGACGACTTTTGGAGGCCATCCACCGGCGGCGGCACAGCGGTCTGGAGGTCATCGGTTTTATCGACTAG
- a CDS encoding Gfo/Idh/MocA family oxidoreductase, translating into MKQVIQSYKNGKITLEDVPPPAVKAGGLLVHNVASLISAGTEKLMIEMGRKSLVGKARARPDLVRQAWAKAQKEGFVSVFKEAMNRLDEPVPLGYSAAGMVREVGAGVNGYQPGDRVAVMGAGFASHAELLWVPENLCVPIPAGVDFEAAAFGMLGCIALHGVREAGLTLGEKALVIGLGLLGLLTVQLLASQGCRVIGVDLDRRRCDLARELGADLALVPGQENVEEAVANCTGGLGADAVLIVSAGQDNRPILLAEAVARERARLVLVGVADLSLTRKTFWEKELRFSVSRASGPGSLAPLYEAKGFDYPVGYVRWTERRNLSAFLDLIAQGKMKLERLITHRFDINNALQAYDLILKNQEPYIGVLLTYPEPDQPGAVGKPAPVGTPFLSTSFALPSRRSLGLIGGGMFTRNILLPALKKLPGLELARAATTTGVSAHQIAKKYGFAQASTNYREILQDSAIGSVLITTRHNSHAELVLEALAAGKNVFVEKPLCLTEEDLHRIISAYDGARLLMVGFNRRYSPMAMNLKAALANRTTPLVMTFRVNAGYIPLDQWVHDPQVGGGRLLGEVCHFIDFLGYMADSPAVRVCAAAISGVMGRYIPEDNLTLTLNFQDGSLGTILYTAKGSKTFSRERFEVYCEDSVGVIEDFRQIHIIQGGRRQTVRKLSMDMGYANELRAFFLDHWEPAAAARLFSSYANSTQATLKALESLRTRQPVPIS; encoded by the coding sequence ATGAAACAGGTAATCCAATCTTATAAAAACGGCAAGATAACCTTAGAAGACGTACCCCCCCCGGCCGTCAAGGCTGGCGGCCTGTTAGTGCATAACGTGGCTTCTCTGATCAGTGCCGGGACCGAAAAATTGATGATCGAGATGGGCCGCAAGAGCCTGGTAGGCAAGGCCCGGGCGCGGCCGGACCTGGTGCGCCAGGCCTGGGCCAAGGCCCAGAAAGAAGGCTTCGTCAGCGTCTTTAAAGAGGCCATGAACCGCCTGGACGAGCCGGTACCGCTGGGATACAGCGCCGCCGGGATGGTCCGGGAGGTGGGGGCCGGGGTTAACGGTTATCAACCGGGGGACCGGGTGGCGGTGATGGGTGCCGGTTTCGCCTCCCACGCCGAACTGCTCTGGGTGCCGGAAAACCTCTGTGTTCCCATTCCTGCCGGAGTCGATTTTGAGGCTGCGGCCTTCGGGATGCTGGGCTGCATCGCCCTGCACGGCGTCCGGGAGGCGGGCCTCACCCTGGGAGAGAAGGCGCTCGTCATCGGCCTGGGCCTCTTGGGTCTGCTTACTGTGCAATTGCTGGCGTCTCAGGGCTGTCGGGTGATCGGGGTGGACCTGGACCGGCGCAGATGCGATCTGGCCCGGGAGCTGGGCGCCGACCTGGCCCTGGTCCCTGGCCAGGAGAACGTGGAAGAAGCGGTGGCCAACTGCACCGGCGGCCTGGGCGCCGACGCCGTGCTCATTGTCTCCGCCGGCCAGGACAACCGCCCCATCCTGCTGGCCGAGGCCGTGGCCCGGGAGCGGGCCCGTTTGGTGCTGGTGGGCGTTGCCGACCTGAGCCTCACCCGTAAGACCTTCTGGGAAAAGGAACTGCGCTTTTCCGTCTCCCGAGCGTCCGGACCCGGCAGCCTGGCGCCCCTCTACGAAGCCAAGGGTTTTGACTACCCCGTCGGCTATGTCCGTTGGACCGAACGCCGCAACCTGTCGGCCTTTCTAGACCTGATCGCCCAGGGAAAGATGAAGTTGGAGCGTCTCATCACCCACCGCTTTGACATTAATAACGCCCTGCAGGCCTACGACCTCATCCTGAAAAACCAGGAGCCGTATATCGGGGTGCTGCTAACCTATCCTGAGCCCGATCAGCCGGGGGCGGTCGGGAAACCCGCCCCGGTTGGTACTCCGTTTCTCTCGACCTCGTTTGCACTTCCTTCCCGCCGATCGCTAGGCCTCATCGGCGGGGGGATGTTCACCAGAAATATTCTGCTCCCGGCCCTGAAAAAGCTGCCCGGCCTGGAGCTGGCCCGGGCTGCCACCACTACCGGGGTGAGCGCCCACCAGATTGCCAAAAAGTACGGCTTTGCCCAGGCGAGTACGAATTATCGGGAGATCCTGCAAGATTCGGCTATCGGCAGCGTGCTGATCACCACCCGGCACAATTCCCATGCCGAGTTGGTGTTGGAGGCCCTGGCCGCCGGCAAGAACGTCTTCGTGGAAAAACCCCTCTGCCTGACGGAAGAAGACTTACACCGGATTATCTCCGCTTATGACGGCGCCCGCCTCCTGATGGTGGGGTTTAACCGCCGCTACAGCCCCATGGCCATGAATCTCAAGGCAGCCCTGGCCAACCGCACCACCCCGCTGGTGATGACCTTTCGGGTTAACGCCGGCTACATCCCGTTGGATCAGTGGGTCCATGACCCGCAGGTCGGCGGCGGCCGACTGTTGGGCGAGGTCTGCCATTTTATCGATTTCCTCGGGTATATGGCCGACTCCCCGGCGGTCCGGGTGTGCGCCGCGGCTATTTCCGGAGTGATGGGCAGGTATATTCCGGAGGACAACCTGACCCTGACCCTGAACTTCCAGGACGGCTCGCTCGGCACCATCCTCTACACCGCCAAGGGCAGCAAAACCTTTTCCCGGGAACGATTCGAGGTCTACTGCGAGGATTCGGTGGGCGTCATCGAAGACTTTCGCCAGATCCACATCATCCAGGGCGGCCGCCGCCAGACCGTCAGAAAGCTGTCCATGGACATGGGCTACGCCAACGAACTGCGGGCCTTTTTCCTGGACCACTGGGAACCCGCCGCCGCAGCCAGACTTTTTTCGAGCTATGCCAACTCTACCCAGGCCACCCTCAAGGCCCTCGAATCGCTGAGAACCCGGCAGCCGGTCCCCATCAGCTAA
- a CDS encoding coiled-coil domain-containing protein: MLSYQRVKNIEDALGPQQAEPIIAALQELDRKIDDQRNALKADLLMELATKADVADLRAEVKADIANLRAEVKEDFANLRAEVKEDIANLRTEIANLRTEVKGEISNLRTEVKDDLGNLRTEIKTDITRLDGELKSIRLWMKLLVAIGILGISFFSPAAVKLLEMLK, encoded by the coding sequence ATGCTTTCGTATCAACGGGTGAAAAATATCGAAGACGCCCTGGGACCGCAGCAGGCGGAGCCCATCATCGCGGCTTTACAGGAACTGGACCGCAAGATTGATGACCAACGGAATGCGCTCAAGGCCGATCTGCTGATGGAACTGGCCACCAAGGCGGATGTTGCCGACCTGCGCGCCGAAGTCAAAGCGGATATTGCCAACCTGCGCGCCGAAGTCAAAGAGGATTTTGCCAACCTGCGCGCCGAAGTCAAAGAGGATATAGCCAATCTACGCACCGAAATCGCCAACCTGCGAACTGAAGTCAAAGGTGAAATCTCCAACCTGCGCACTGAAGTCAAAGATGATCTCGGCAACCTGAGAACCGAGATAAAGACCGATATTACCAGGCTGGACGGCGAACTGAAAAGCATCCGCCTGTGGATGAAGCTGTTGGTGGCCATTGGCATCCTGGGCATATCCTTTTTCAGCCCTGCCGCCGTAAAGCTGCTGGAGATGTTGAAATAA
- a CDS encoding DUF1640 domain-containing protein: MLTYQQAKDIEDALGPQQAGPILVVLQDLDQKIEKQRTSVKADLLMELATKADVADLRAEVKADVADLRAEVKEDIANLRTEIANLRTEVKGEISNLRTEVKEDIANLRTEIANLRTEVKGEISNLRTEVKDDLGNLRTEIKTDITRLDGELKSIRLWMKLLVAIGILGISFFSPAAVKLLEMLK, encoded by the coding sequence ATGCTTACCTATCAACAGGCCAAAGATATCGAAGACGCCCTGGGGCCGCAGCAGGCCGGGCCGATATTAGTAGTCCTTCAGGATCTGGATCAGAAAATAGAGAAACAACGGACGTCGGTAAAGGCCGACCTGCTGATGGAACTGGCCACCAAGGCGGATGTTGCCGACCTGCGTGCCGAAGTCAAAGCGGATGTTGCCGACCTGCGCGCCGAAGTCAAAGAGGATATAGCCAATCTACGCACCGAAATCGCCAACCTGCGAACTGAAGTCAAAGGTGAAATCTCCAACCTGCGCACTGAAGTCAAAGAGGATATAGCCAATCTACGCACCGAAATCGCCAACCTGCGAACTGAAGTCAAAGGTGAAATCTCCAACCTGCGCACTGAAGTCAAAGATGATCTCGGCAACCTGAGAACCGAGATAAAGACCGATATTACCAGGCTGGACGGCGAACTGAAAAGCATCCGCCTGTGGATGAAGCTGTTGGTGGCCATCGGCATTTTGGGCATATCCTTTTTCAGCCCTGCCGCCGTGAAGCTGCTGGAGATGTTGAAGTAG
- a CDS encoding XrtA system polysaccharide deacetylase, with product MNLLTIDVEDWFHTSALESYISREQWDAQESRIERNLIQLLDLLHQREIKATFFILGWVAARYPQLVMEIAAAGHEIASHGWRHQLIYHLDPTTFRDYTRRAKQLLEDITGQEVLGYRATSFSVVKKTLWALDIIKEAGFRYDSSIFPIRHHDLYGMADVPRFPFRHDNGLLEIPPSTVTVGGKNIPFGGGGYFRLYPYPLTKAMIKAVNRQGYPAVIYLHPWELDPECPRLKGLDRRTGFRQYVNLHKTAGRLERLLADFQFGTMAAYIADNFGTG from the coding sequence ATGAATTTACTTACTATCGACGTCGAGGACTGGTTTCATACTTCTGCATTGGAATCTTATATATCTAGAGAACAATGGGATGCTCAGGAGTCAAGGATAGAAAGAAACTTAATCCAGTTACTGGATCTATTGCATCAACGGGAAATAAAAGCCACCTTCTTCATCCTCGGTTGGGTGGCTGCGCGCTACCCCCAACTTGTCATGGAAATCGCTGCCGCAGGCCACGAGATTGCCAGTCATGGCTGGCGGCATCAACTGATCTACCATTTGGACCCCACAACCTTCCGGGACTATACCCGACGCGCCAAACAGCTTTTGGAGGATATCACCGGCCAAGAGGTTCTTGGCTACCGGGCCACGAGTTTTTCAGTGGTAAAAAAGACGTTGTGGGCCTTGGACATTATCAAAGAAGCAGGCTTCAGATATGATTCCAGCATTTTCCCCATCCGCCATCATGACCTCTACGGGATGGCCGATGTTCCCCGCTTCCCTTTTCGTCATGACAACGGGCTTCTGGAGATACCTCCCTCCACGGTGACGGTTGGGGGAAAAAATATCCCTTTCGGCGGGGGCGGCTATTTCCGGCTCTATCCCTACCCGCTGACCAAGGCCATGATTAAGGCAGTCAACCGCCAAGGATATCCTGCGGTTATCTACCTGCATCCTTGGGAGTTGGACCCGGAGTGCCCAAGGCTAAAAGGCTTGGATAGACGCACCGGATTCAGGCAATACGTCAATTTGCACAAAACGGCGGGGCGGTTGGAGAGATTATTGGCGGATTTTCAGTTCGGGACGATGGCGGCTTATATTGCAGATAACTTCGGCACAGGCTAG
- a CDS encoding glycosyltransferase family 4 protein produces MKILALTKYFPPEIGTASHLFFELCETLVQRGHQVTAITSIPWYNLETVDPKYNGNLIYRETMNGIRVLRLANPPLPDGVLKYQLGHVMVPPVFCLGGILEDKHDVVINYSPPLLMGLTAYTIAKIWHVPFVFNAQDLYPQCLIDLGQLRNNALIWLFEKIEAFIYKQSTFITVHSEGNREFLEIKKEVPAAKVQVVSNWVDTDMIQPEEKDNDFSHRHALGGKFIVSFAGTMGISQGIVSIVEACAHLQDYPDILLLMVGGGVDRDLAAKNAEDLHLKNIKFLPMQPRNIFPQILASSAICLVPLKKNIKTPVIPSKILSIMAAGRPVLASMPLQGDAPKLINEARCGICVEPENPKALAEAILRLYHDRELGEFYGRNGRKYAVEHFSRQACVAKYEALFQEAINQHRTF; encoded by the coding sequence ATGAAAATACTGGCCCTAACCAAATACTTTCCCCCGGAGATTGGTACCGCTTCGCATTTGTTTTTTGAACTCTGTGAGACCTTGGTACAACGTGGCCACCAGGTAACGGCGATTACCTCCATACCCTGGTACAATCTGGAAACAGTCGATCCCAAATACAATGGTAATTTGATTTATCGTGAGACTATGAACGGCATCCGGGTGTTGCGCCTTGCCAACCCTCCCTTACCGGATGGGGTATTAAAATACCAACTCGGCCATGTTATGGTCCCACCAGTCTTCTGTCTGGGTGGCATCCTTGAGGATAAGCATGATGTGGTAATAAATTATTCCCCACCGCTGCTCATGGGTCTCACAGCCTATACTATTGCAAAAATTTGGCATGTTCCTTTTGTATTCAATGCTCAAGACCTATATCCACAATGCCTTATTGATCTGGGGCAACTTAGGAATAATGCCTTGATCTGGCTTTTTGAAAAGATTGAAGCTTTTATTTATAAGCAGTCGACCTTTATCACAGTCCATTCTGAAGGAAACAGGGAATTCCTGGAAATCAAAAAAGAAGTGCCGGCCGCTAAGGTGCAAGTCGTCTCTAATTGGGTTGATACTGATATGATACAGCCTGAGGAAAAAGACAACGATTTTAGCCACCGACATGCCTTGGGCGGTAAATTCATTGTCTCTTTTGCGGGTACCATGGGAATTTCTCAAGGAATCGTCTCGATTGTAGAAGCATGTGCTCATCTACAAGATTATCCTGATATTCTCTTATTAATGGTCGGGGGGGGAGTAGACAGAGATCTAGCGGCTAAAAATGCTGAAGATTTACATCTCAAGAATATCAAGTTTCTCCCAATGCAACCCCGGAATATATTTCCTCAGATTCTGGCTTCCTCCGCCATTTGCCTGGTTCCTTTAAAAAAGAACATTAAAACCCCAGTAATTCCCTCCAAAATTCTCAGCATCATGGCCGCAGGGCGGCCGGTGCTGGCCAGCATGCCCCTCCAGGGGGATGCACCTAAGCTTATAAATGAAGCCCGGTGCGGTATCTGTGTGGAGCCTGAGAACCCAAAAGCACTGGCGGAAGCTATTCTAAGACTTTACCATGATAGGGAACTTGGCGAATTCTATGGCCGGAACGGGCGCAAATATGCAGTCGAGCATTTTTCCCGCCAGGCTTGCGTAGCTAAATACGAAGCCCTTTTCCAGGAAGCCATAAATCAACATCGAACTTTTTAG